A region of Oxyura jamaicensis isolate SHBP4307 breed ruddy duck chromosome 9, BPBGC_Ojam_1.0, whole genome shotgun sequence DNA encodes the following proteins:
- the LOC118171448 gene encoding autoimmune regulator-like isoform X2 produces the protein MAGPGGDGDLRHLLKLHRTEIAMAVDDVFPLLHGLADHDVVPEHVFKETLNQTEREGSHRAFHALLTWLLGRDVTAVRAFWAVLFKDYNLERYTRLRSLHSAFPKEVDLGRQRRSRRLSPSPMAPVPHRPQGKRKAPEERDGARMAQPSPRHAASPGPLAKAKTVKKPESVDTTRSPCTSSLQAAASEVPVPCGAAEGKHVIRHGLEPSSAKAGSRAGDELYDPAAGEEPGARSRSRSQKPTARPKALQSSGGLRATPQSCLPAPTMHSQDPTPQQVFAGQVPREDVSRRQWVTASTGATQGGNGSTPLPAPPWQENEDECAACGDGGELICCDGCPRAFHLACLVPPLPRVPSGTWQCGSCAVKLGQLQEADEVADQPPAIPGEEEHGAHVGRGNGSVCSRCFTKIPTPQHCPAPNGNPGGLLLCSSCLGTPETGSARSTAVAGDRVHEAAKAECGSPSSDPMLSRDELDALLGEGAWDGILQWAFQSMARPLADTHGLFV, from the exons ATGGCTGGGCCGGGGGGTGATGGGGACCTGCGGCACCTGCTGAAGCTGCACCGCACCGAGATCGCCATGGCGGTGGATGATGTCTTCCCGCTGCTGCATGGCCTCGCCGACCACGATGTCGTCCCCGAGCATGTCTTCAAG GAGACGCTGAACCAGACGGAGCGAGAGGGCTCCCACCGCGCCTTCCATGCGCTGCTCACTTGGCTCCTGGGCCGCGATGTCACCGCTGTCCGTGCCTTCTGGGCGGTCCTCTTCAAGGACTACAACCTGGAGCGCTACACCCGGCTCCGGTCCCTCCACAGCGCCTTCCCCAAAG AGGTGGACCTCGGGCGGCAGCGCCGCAGCCGGCgcctgtcccccagccccatggcaccGGTCCCACACAGACCCCAAGGCAAGAGAAAAGCCCCTGAGGAGCGGGATGGGGCCCGCATGGCACAGCCCTCACCACGGCATGCCGCCAGCCCCG GGCCTCTGGCAAAGGCAAAGACTGTGAAGAAGCCAGAGAGTGTGGACACCACACGCTCACCCTGTACCAGCA gcctccaggct GCAGCCAGCGAGGTGCCCGTCCCCTGCGGGGCTGCTGAGGGGAAGCACGTCATCAGACACGGGCTGGAGCCGA GCAGTGCCAAGgcgggcagcagagctggggacgAGCTTTACGACCCAGCTGCTGGCGAGGAGCCTggggccaggagcaggagccGCAGCCAGAAACCCACTGCCCGACCCAAGGCACTCCAAAGC AGCGGGGGGCTGCGAGCAACACCCCAGAGCTGTCTGCCAGCGCCCACCATGCACAGCCAGGACCCCACACCCCAGCAG GTGTTTGCAGGGCAGGTGCCGAGGGAAGATGTGTCGAGGAGGCAGTGGGTGACAGCGTCCACTGGTGCCACCCAGGGTGGCAATGGCAGCACCCCCCTGCCCGCTCCCCCATGGCAGGAGAATGAGGATGAGTGCGCAGCGTGCGGCGACGGTGGAGAGCTCATCTGCTGCGATGGCTGCCCCCGGGCTTTCCACCTTGCCTGTCTGGTGCCCCCGCTGCCCCGCGTCCCCAG CGGGACGTGGCAGTGCGGCTCGTGTGCGGTCAagctgggccagctgcaggaggcagacGAGGTTGCAGATCAGCCCCCCGCGATCCCTGGGGAGGAAGAACACGGTGCCCACGTGGGCAGAGGCAATGGGAGTGTCTGCAGCCGCTGCTTCACCAAGATCCCTACACCCCAACACTGCCCTGCACCCAATGGGAACCCTGG ggggctgctgctttgcagttccTGCCTGGGCACCCCAGAAACGGGCAGCGCAAGGAGCACCGCAGTTGCTGGAGACCGCGTGCATGAGGCAGCCAAG GCAGAGTGTGGCTCCCCCAGCAGTGACCCCATGTTGAGCAGAGATGAGCTCGATGCCCTCCTGGGCGAG GGCGCATGGGACGGGATCCTGCAGTGGGCTTTCCAGAGCATGGCACGGCCCCTCGCAGACACCCATGGGCTCTTCGTGTAG
- the LOC118171448 gene encoding autoimmune regulator-like isoform X3 — MAGPGGDGDLRHLLKLHRTEIAMAVDDVFPLLHGLADHDVVPEHVFKETLNQTEREGSHRAFHALLTWLLGRDVTAVRAFWAVLFKDYNLERYTRLRSLHSAFPKEVDLGRQRRSRRLSPSPMAPVPHRPQGKRKAPEERDGARMAQPSPRHAASPGMETRSGWMEGRNVGGHLHHVTQGDLSSNTPRASGKGKDCEEARECGHHTLTLYQQQCQGGQQSWGRALRPSCWRGAWGQEQEPQPETHCPTQGTPKRTVSPPHHLTAVRALPAAGILPSLQLFQWLLVPKTPLPFCPQSGGLRATPQSCLPAPTMHSQDPTPQQVFAGQVPREDVSRRQWVTASTGATQGGNGSTPLPAPPWQENEDECAACGDGGELICCDGCPRAFHLACLVPPLPRVPRGLLLCSSCLGTPETGSARSTAVAGDRVHEAAKAECGSPSSDPMLSRDELDALLGEGAWDGILQWAFQSMARPLADTHGLFV, encoded by the exons ATGGCTGGGCCGGGGGGTGATGGGGACCTGCGGCACCTGCTGAAGCTGCACCGCACCGAGATCGCCATGGCGGTGGATGATGTCTTCCCGCTGCTGCATGGCCTCGCCGACCACGATGTCGTCCCCGAGCATGTCTTCAAG GAGACGCTGAACCAGACGGAGCGAGAGGGCTCCCACCGCGCCTTCCATGCGCTGCTCACTTGGCTCCTGGGCCGCGATGTCACCGCTGTCCGTGCCTTCTGGGCGGTCCTCTTCAAGGACTACAACCTGGAGCGCTACACCCGGCTCCGGTCCCTCCACAGCGCCTTCCCCAAAG AGGTGGACCTCGGGCGGCAGCGCCGCAGCCGGCgcctgtcccccagccccatggcaccGGTCCCACACAGACCCCAAGGCAAGAGAAAAGCCCCTGAGGAGCGGGATGGGGCCCGCATGGCACAGCCCTCACCACGGCATGCCGCCAGCCCCGGTATGGAGACCCGGTcagggtggatggagggaagAAACGTGGGGGGGCACTTGCATCATGTCACCCAGGGTGACCTGTCCTCCAACACCCCCAGGGCCTCTGGCAAAGGCAAAGACTGTGAAGAAGCCAGAGAGTGTGGACACCACACGCTCACCCTGTACCAGCA GCAGTGCCAAGgcgggcagcagagctggggacgAGCTTTACGACCCAGCTGCTGGCGAGGAGCCTggggccaggagcaggagccGCAGCCAGAAACCCACTGCCCGACCCAAGGCACTCCAAAGCGTACAGTGTCCCCCCCACATCACCTTACAGCCGTACGagcccttccagcagcagggatcctcccttccctgcagctgttCCAGTGGCTGCTGGTTCCCAAAACCCCTCTCCCGTTTTGCCCGCAGAGCGGGGGGCTGCGAGCAACACCCCAGAGCTGTCTGCCAGCGCCCACCATGCACAGCCAGGACCCCACACCCCAGCAG GTGTTTGCAGGGCAGGTGCCGAGGGAAGATGTGTCGAGGAGGCAGTGGGTGACAGCGTCCACTGGTGCCACCCAGGGTGGCAATGGCAGCACCCCCCTGCCCGCTCCCCCATGGCAGGAGAATGAGGATGAGTGCGCAGCGTGCGGCGACGGTGGAGAGCTCATCTGCTGCGATGGCTGCCCCCGGGCTTTCCACCTTGCCTGTCTGGTGCCCCCGCTGCCCCGCGTCCCCAG ggggctgctgctttgcagttccTGCCTGGGCACCCCAGAAACGGGCAGCGCAAGGAGCACCGCAGTTGCTGGAGACCGCGTGCATGAGGCAGCCAAG GCAGAGTGTGGCTCCCCCAGCAGTGACCCCATGTTGAGCAGAGATGAGCTCGATGCCCTCCTGGGCGAG GGCGCATGGGACGGGATCCTGCAGTGGGCTTTCCAGAGCATGGCACGGCCCCTCGCAGACACCCATGGGCTCTTCGTGTAG
- the LOC118171448 gene encoding autoimmune regulator-like isoform X4 — translation MAGPGGDGDLRHLLKLHRTEIAMAVDDVFPLLHGLADHDVVPEHVFKETLNQTEREGSHRAFHALLTWLLGRDVTAVRAFWAVLFKDYNLERYTRLRSLHSAFPKEVDLGRQRRSRRLSPSPMAPVPHRPQGKRKAPEERDGARMAQPSPRHAASPGPLAKAKTVKKPESVDTTRSPCTSSSAKAGSRAGDELYDPAAGEEPGARSRSRSQKPTARPKALQSSGGLRATPQSCLPAPTMHSQDPTPQQVFAGQVPREDVSRRQWVTASTGATQGGNGSTPLPAPPWQENEDECAACGDGGELICCDGCPRAFHLACLVPPLPRVPSGTWQCGSCAVKLGQLQEADEVADQPPAIPGEEEHGAHVGRGNGSVCSRCFTKIPTPQHCPAPNGNPGGLLLCSSCLGTPETGSARSTAVAGDRVHEAAKAECGSPSSDPMLSRDELDALLGEGAWDGILQWAFQSMARPLADTHGLFV, via the exons ATGGCTGGGCCGGGGGGTGATGGGGACCTGCGGCACCTGCTGAAGCTGCACCGCACCGAGATCGCCATGGCGGTGGATGATGTCTTCCCGCTGCTGCATGGCCTCGCCGACCACGATGTCGTCCCCGAGCATGTCTTCAAG GAGACGCTGAACCAGACGGAGCGAGAGGGCTCCCACCGCGCCTTCCATGCGCTGCTCACTTGGCTCCTGGGCCGCGATGTCACCGCTGTCCGTGCCTTCTGGGCGGTCCTCTTCAAGGACTACAACCTGGAGCGCTACACCCGGCTCCGGTCCCTCCACAGCGCCTTCCCCAAAG AGGTGGACCTCGGGCGGCAGCGCCGCAGCCGGCgcctgtcccccagccccatggcaccGGTCCCACACAGACCCCAAGGCAAGAGAAAAGCCCCTGAGGAGCGGGATGGGGCCCGCATGGCACAGCCCTCACCACGGCATGCCGCCAGCCCCG GGCCTCTGGCAAAGGCAAAGACTGTGAAGAAGCCAGAGAGTGTGGACACCACACGCTCACCCTGTACCAGCA GCAGTGCCAAGgcgggcagcagagctggggacgAGCTTTACGACCCAGCTGCTGGCGAGGAGCCTggggccaggagcaggagccGCAGCCAGAAACCCACTGCCCGACCCAAGGCACTCCAAAGC AGCGGGGGGCTGCGAGCAACACCCCAGAGCTGTCTGCCAGCGCCCACCATGCACAGCCAGGACCCCACACCCCAGCAG GTGTTTGCAGGGCAGGTGCCGAGGGAAGATGTGTCGAGGAGGCAGTGGGTGACAGCGTCCACTGGTGCCACCCAGGGTGGCAATGGCAGCACCCCCCTGCCCGCTCCCCCATGGCAGGAGAATGAGGATGAGTGCGCAGCGTGCGGCGACGGTGGAGAGCTCATCTGCTGCGATGGCTGCCCCCGGGCTTTCCACCTTGCCTGTCTGGTGCCCCCGCTGCCCCGCGTCCCCAG CGGGACGTGGCAGTGCGGCTCGTGTGCGGTCAagctgggccagctgcaggaggcagacGAGGTTGCAGATCAGCCCCCCGCGATCCCTGGGGAGGAAGAACACGGTGCCCACGTGGGCAGAGGCAATGGGAGTGTCTGCAGCCGCTGCTTCACCAAGATCCCTACACCCCAACACTGCCCTGCACCCAATGGGAACCCTGG ggggctgctgctttgcagttccTGCCTGGGCACCCCAGAAACGGGCAGCGCAAGGAGCACCGCAGTTGCTGGAGACCGCGTGCATGAGGCAGCCAAG GCAGAGTGTGGCTCCCCCAGCAGTGACCCCATGTTGAGCAGAGATGAGCTCGATGCCCTCCTGGGCGAG GGCGCATGGGACGGGATCCTGCAGTGGGCTTTCCAGAGCATGGCACGGCCCCTCGCAGACACCCATGGGCTCTTCGTGTAG
- the LOC118171448 gene encoding autoimmune regulator-like isoform X1: MAGPGGDGDLRHLLKLHRTEIAMAVDDVFPLLHGLADHDVVPEHVFKETLNQTEREGSHRAFHALLTWLLGRDVTAVRAFWAVLFKDYNLERYTRLRSLHSAFPKEVDLGRQRRSRRLSPSPMAPVPHRPQGKRKAPEERDGARMAQPSPRHAASPGMETRSGWMEGRNVGGHLHHVTQGDLSSNTPRASGKGKDCEEARECGHHTLTLYQQQCQGGQQSWGRALRPSCWRGAWGQEQEPQPETHCPTQGTPKRTVSPPHHLTAVRALPAAGILPSLQLFQWLLVPKTPLPFCPQSGGLRATPQSCLPAPTMHSQDPTPQQVFAGQVPREDVSRRQWVTASTGATQGGNGSTPLPAPPWQENEDECAACGDGGELICCDGCPRAFHLACLVPPLPRVPSGTWQCGSCAVKLGQLQEADEVADQPPAIPGEEEHGAHVGRGNGSVCSRCFTKIPTPQHCPAPNGNPGGLLLCSSCLGTPETGSARSTAVAGDRVHEAAKAECGSPSSDPMLSRDELDALLGEGAWDGILQWAFQSMARPLADTHGLFV, encoded by the exons ATGGCTGGGCCGGGGGGTGATGGGGACCTGCGGCACCTGCTGAAGCTGCACCGCACCGAGATCGCCATGGCGGTGGATGATGTCTTCCCGCTGCTGCATGGCCTCGCCGACCACGATGTCGTCCCCGAGCATGTCTTCAAG GAGACGCTGAACCAGACGGAGCGAGAGGGCTCCCACCGCGCCTTCCATGCGCTGCTCACTTGGCTCCTGGGCCGCGATGTCACCGCTGTCCGTGCCTTCTGGGCGGTCCTCTTCAAGGACTACAACCTGGAGCGCTACACCCGGCTCCGGTCCCTCCACAGCGCCTTCCCCAAAG AGGTGGACCTCGGGCGGCAGCGCCGCAGCCGGCgcctgtcccccagccccatggcaccGGTCCCACACAGACCCCAAGGCAAGAGAAAAGCCCCTGAGGAGCGGGATGGGGCCCGCATGGCACAGCCCTCACCACGGCATGCCGCCAGCCCCGGTATGGAGACCCGGTcagggtggatggagggaagAAACGTGGGGGGGCACTTGCATCATGTCACCCAGGGTGACCTGTCCTCCAACACCCCCAGGGCCTCTGGCAAAGGCAAAGACTGTGAAGAAGCCAGAGAGTGTGGACACCACACGCTCACCCTGTACCAGCA GCAGTGCCAAGgcgggcagcagagctggggacgAGCTTTACGACCCAGCTGCTGGCGAGGAGCCTggggccaggagcaggagccGCAGCCAGAAACCCACTGCCCGACCCAAGGCACTCCAAAGCGTACAGTGTCCCCCCCACATCACCTTACAGCCGTACGagcccttccagcagcagggatcctcccttccctgcagctgttCCAGTGGCTGCTGGTTCCCAAAACCCCTCTCCCGTTTTGCCCGCAGAGCGGGGGGCTGCGAGCAACACCCCAGAGCTGTCTGCCAGCGCCCACCATGCACAGCCAGGACCCCACACCCCAGCAG GTGTTTGCAGGGCAGGTGCCGAGGGAAGATGTGTCGAGGAGGCAGTGGGTGACAGCGTCCACTGGTGCCACCCAGGGTGGCAATGGCAGCACCCCCCTGCCCGCTCCCCCATGGCAGGAGAATGAGGATGAGTGCGCAGCGTGCGGCGACGGTGGAGAGCTCATCTGCTGCGATGGCTGCCCCCGGGCTTTCCACCTTGCCTGTCTGGTGCCCCCGCTGCCCCGCGTCCCCAG CGGGACGTGGCAGTGCGGCTCGTGTGCGGTCAagctgggccagctgcaggaggcagacGAGGTTGCAGATCAGCCCCCCGCGATCCCTGGGGAGGAAGAACACGGTGCCCACGTGGGCAGAGGCAATGGGAGTGTCTGCAGCCGCTGCTTCACCAAGATCCCTACACCCCAACACTGCCCTGCACCCAATGGGAACCCTGG ggggctgctgctttgcagttccTGCCTGGGCACCCCAGAAACGGGCAGCGCAAGGAGCACCGCAGTTGCTGGAGACCGCGTGCATGAGGCAGCCAAG GCAGAGTGTGGCTCCCCCAGCAGTGACCCCATGTTGAGCAGAGATGAGCTCGATGCCCTCCTGGGCGAG GGCGCATGGGACGGGATCCTGCAGTGGGCTTTCCAGAGCATGGCACGGCCCCTCGCAGACACCCATGGGCTCTTCGTGTAG
- the LOC118171449 gene encoding uncharacterized protein LOC118171449: MESLDTEVKARKTLGTVEYVESSGFTQGILPTKKDVVQNMLYLLQPKRAGQAQRSKEDAAHLLAEHLQEHWLVCNLHTIGTQNIKKLILKMYEEFTRLYQTRKQRQNQAFTERADKFNESSEKLFDIFCTDTQTRNKLEEYSGIKMTGIEWKFLEDQRSERKMYYEDFTDKQELKMMERRQKIQCLEHFRKLAREEKEGNKSKEMTYKSDEQSDEGTSVDESYLAEEENGGAPAFSLRGRRKRRCTAWSTGATTPASDAMPLECQHIRMSIRRVRPGFYETVDKVENC; encoded by the coding sequence ATGGAATCACTGGATACCGAGGTGAAAGCACGGAAGACTCTGGGGACTGTTGAGTATGTGGAGTCTTCAGGCTTCACCCAGGGAATACTGCCGACAAAGAAGGATGTGGTGCAGAACATGCTGTATCTGCTGCAGCCCAAAAGAGCTGGCCAGGCCCAGCGCTCCAAAGAGGATGCAGCCCACTTGCTTGCTGAGCACCTGCAAGAGCACTGGTTGGTTTGCAACTTGCACACCATCGGAacacaaaatataaagaaactTATCCTCAAAATGTACGAGGAATTTACCCGATTGTATCAGACCCGAAAGCAGAGGCAGAACCAGGCTTTTACAGAGAGAGCAGACAAATTCAACGAGAGTTCGGAGAAGCTCTTTGACATATTTTGTACAGACACGCAGACAAGAAATAAACTGGAGGAATACAGTGGAATAAAAATGACTGGCATCGAATGGAAATTTCTTGAAGATCAAAGAAGTGAAAGGAAGATGTACTATGAAGATTTCACAGACAAGCAGGAACTGAAGATGATGGAAAGAAGGCAAAAGATACAATGTCTGGAGCACTTCAGGAAGCTCgccagggaggagaaggaaggaaacaaatcaAAGGAAATGACATATAAAAGTGATGAGCAATCGGATGAAGGCACAAGCGTGGATGAATCCTATCTAGCCGAGGAAGAGAACGGAGGGGCTCCTGCCTTTTCGCTGAGGGGCAGAAGAAAGCGCCGCTGCACTGCCTGGTCGACCGGTGCCACGACTCCTGCCAGCGATGCCATGCCCCTGGAGTGCCAGCATATACGGATGAGCATCAGGAGAGTTAGGCCTGGGTTCTACGAGACTGTGGACAAGGTCGAAAACTGCTAG